In Mus musculus strain C57BL/6J chromosome 9, GRCm38.p6 C57BL/6J, one genomic interval encodes:
- the Usp19 gene encoding ubiquitin carboxyl-terminal hydrolase 19 isoform X1, translating to MSAGASATGPRRGPPGLEEATSKKKQKDRANLESKDGDARRVSLPRKEPTKDELLLDWRQSADEVIVKLRVGTGPVRLEDVDAAFTDTDCVVRLPDGRQWGGVFFAEIQSSCTKVQARKGGLLQLVLPKKVPLLTWPSLLKKPLGTQELVPGLQCQENGQELSPIALEPGSEPRRAKQEARNQKRAQGRGEVGSGAGPGTQAGPSAKRAVHLRRGPEGEGSMDGPGPQGDAPSFLSDSATQVEAEEKLCAPPMNTQTSLLSSEKSLALLTVEKTVSPRNDPVAPVMVQDRDPEPEQEDQVKEEMALGADPTALVEEPESMVNLAFVKNDSYEKGPDSVVVHVYVKEIRRDSSRVLFREQDFTLIFQTRDGNFLRLHPGCGPHTIFRWQVKLRNLIEPEQCTFCFTASRIDICLRKRQSQRWGGLEAPATRGAVGGAKVAVPTGPTPLDSTPPGGGPHPLTGQEEARAVEKEKPKARSEDSGLDGVVARTPLEHVAPKPDPHLASPKPTCMVPPMPHSPVSGDSVEEDEEEEKKVCLPGFTGLVNLGNTCFMNSVIQSLSNTRELRDFFHDRSFEAEINYNNPLGTGGRLAIGFAVLLRALWKGTHQAFQPSKLKAIVASKASQFTGYAQHDAQEFMAFLLDGLHEDLNRIQNKPYTETVDSDGRPDEVVAEEAWQRHKMRNDSFIVDLFQGQYKSKLVCPVCAKVSITFDPFLYLPVPLPQKQKVLPIFYFAREPHSKPIKFLVSVSKENSSASEVLDSLSQSVHVKPENLRLAEVIKNRFHRVFLPSHSLDAVSPTDVLLCFELLSPELAKERVVVLEVQQRPQVPSIPISKCAACQRKQQSEEEKLKRCTRCYRVGYCNQFCQKTHWPDHKGLCRPENIGYPFLVSVPASRLTYARLAQLLEGYARYSVSVFQPPFQPGRMALESQSPGCTTLLSTSSLEAGDSEREPIQPSELQLVTPVAEGDTGAHRVWPPADRGPVPSTSGLSSEMLASGPIEGCPLLAGERVSRPEAAVPGYQHSSESVNTHTPQFFIYKIDASNREQRLEDKGETPLELGDDCSLALVWRNNERLQEFVLVASKELECAEDPGSAGEAARAGHFTLDQCLNLFTRPEVLAPEEAWYCPQCKQHREASKQLLLWRLPNVLIVQLKRFSFRSFIWRDKINDLVEFPVRNLDLSKFCIGQKEEQLPSYDLYAVINHYGGMIGGHYTACARLPNDRSSQRSDVGWRLFDDSTVTTVDESQVVTRYAYVLFYRRRNSPVERPPRASHSEHHPDLGPAAEAAASQASRIWQELEAEEEMVPEGPGPLGPWGPQDWVGPPPRGPTTPDEGCLRYFVLGTVAALVALVLNVFYPLVSQSRWR from the exons TGTCCCTTCCTCGAAAGGAACCAACCAAAGATG AATTGTTGCTCGATTGGAGGCAGAGTGCAGATGAGGTGATTGTTAAGCTGCGCGTGGGAACAGGTCCCGTACGTCTGGAGGATGTAGATGCTGCGTTCACAGACACGGACTGTGTGGTGAGGCTTCCAG ATGGTCGGCAGTGGGGTGGTGTCTTCTTTGCTGAAATACAAAGTTCTTGCACCAAAGTGCAGGCTCGCAAGGGTGGTCTTCTACAGCTAGTACTACCCAAGAAGGTGCCTCTGCTCACGTGGCCCTCTCTCCTG AAGAAACCTCTGGGAACCCAAGAGCTGGTGCCAGGTTTGCAGTGCCAGGAGAACGGGCAAGAGCTGTCTCCCATTGCCCTGGAGCCAGGCTCTGAGCCCCGCAGAGCTAAACAGGAAGCCCGAAACCAGAAGCGGGCCCAGGGCCGTGGTGAGGTAGGCTCGGGGGCTGGCCCTGGGACACAGGCAGGGCCCAGCGCCAAGAGGGCTGTTCACCTCCGCAGAGGGCCAGAAGGGGAAGGGTCCATGGATGGCCCCGGCCCCCAGGGTGATGCCCCGTCTTTCCTGTCTGACTCAGCTACCCAG gttgagGCTGAGGAGAAGCTCTGTGCTCCACCAATGAACACTCAAACAAGTCTCTTGAGCTCAGAGAAGAGTTTAGCCCTTCTGACAGTAGAGAAGACAGTGTCCCCCAGGAATGACCCAGTCGCCCCGGTTATGGTCCAGGACAGAGACCCTGAGCCTGAGCAAGAAGACCAAGTCAAAGAGGAGATGGCACTTGGGGCTGATCCTACAGCCTTGGTGGAGG AACCAGAGTCTATGGTGAACCTGGCATTTGTCAAGAACGACTCGTATGAGAAGGGCCCGGATTCGGTGGTGGTGCACGTGTACGTGAAGGAGATCCGCAGGGACAGCTCCCGAGTGCTCTTCCGAGAGCAGGACTTCACACTGATCTTCCAGACCAG GGACGGAAACTTTCTGAGGCTGCATCCGGGCTGTGGGCCCCACACCATCTTCCGATGGCAGGTGAAGCTCAG AAACTTGATTGAACCAGAGCAGTGTACGTTCTGTTTCACGGCCTCTCGAATCGATATCTGCCTCCGGAAGCGGCAGAGTCAGCGCTGGGGGGGACTGGAGGCCCCTGCTACACGAG GTGCAGTGGGTGGTGCAAAGGTTGCCGTGCCGACAGGCCCAACCCCTTTGGATTCAACCCCTCCAGGAGGTGGCCCCCACCCCCTGACAGGCCAGGAGGAAGCCAGGGCTGTGGAGAAGGAAAAACCCAAGGCTCGATCAGAGGACTCAGGGCTGGATGGTGTGGTGGCCCGCACCCCCTTGGAGCATGTAGCCCCAAAGCCAGACCCACACTTGGCCTCG CCCAAACCCACGTGTATGGTGCCTCCAATGCCGCACAGTCCAGTTAGTGGGGATAGTGTGGAGGAGgacgaagaggaagagaagaaggtgtGCCTGCCAGGCTTCACTGGCCTTGTCAACTTAGGGAACACCTGCTTCATGAATAGCGTCATTCAGTCTTTGTCCAACACTCGGGAACTTCGTGACTTCTTTCACG ACCGATCCTTTGAAGCTGAGATTAACTACAATAACCCATTGGGGACTGGTGGGCGCCTCGCCATTGGCTTTGCTGTGCTGCTCCGGGCCCTATGGAAGGGTACTCACCAAGCCTTTCAGCCCTCCAAGCTAAAG GCCATTGTGGCAAGCAAGGCCAGCCAGTTCACAGGCTATGCACAGCATGATGCTCAAGAGTTCATGGCTTTCTTGTTGGATGGGCTACATGAAGACCTCAATCGAATCCAAAACAAACCCTACACAGAGACTGTGGACTCGGACGGGCGGCCCGATGAG GTGGTAGccgaggaagcatggcagcggcACAAGATGAGAAATGATTCATTCATTGTGGACCTGTTTCAGGGCCAGTACAAGTCAAAGCTGGTGTGCCCTGTGTGTGCCAAG GTCTCCATCACTTTTGACCCGTTCCTTTATCTGCCGGTACCCTTGCCACAAAAGCAAAAGGTTCTCCCCATATTTTATTTTGCCAGGGAGCCCCACAGCAAGCCCATCAAG TTCCTGGTGAGTGTCAGCAAGGAGAACTCCAGCGCGAGTGAAGTGTTGGACTCCCTCTCTCAGAGTGTCCACGTGAAGCCTGAGAACCTGCGCCTAGCCGAG GTAATTAAGAACCGTTTCCACCGTGTTTTCTTGCCCTCCCACTCACTGGACGCTGTGTCCCCCACGGACGTGCTCCTCTGCTTTGAGCTGCTCTCCCCAGAACTGGCTAAGGAGCGGGTAGTAGTGCTGGAGGTGCAGCAG CGCCCCCAGGTACCCAGCATCCCTATCTCCAAGTGCGCAGCCTGCCAGCGGAAGCAGcaatcagaagaagaaaagctgaagCGCTGTACCCGTTGCTACCGTGTGGGCTACTGCAACCA GTTCTGCCAGAAAACCCATTGGCCTGACCACAAAGGCCTCTGCCGCCCTGAGAACATTGGCTACCCCTTCCTGGTCAGTGTGCCTGCTTCACGCCTCACTTATGCCCGTCTTGCTCAGCTACTAGAAGGTTATGCCCG GTACTCTGTGAGTGTATTCCAACCGCCCTTCCAGCCTGGCCGCATGGCTTTGGAATCGCAGAGCCCTGGCTGTACCACGTTGCTTTCAACCAGCTCTCTGGAGGCTGGGGACAGTGAAAGAGAACCCATTCAGCCTTCTGAGCTccagctggtgacccctgtggctgAAGGGGATACAGGGGCTCACCGAGTATGGCCGCCTGCTGATAGGGGTCCTGTGCCTAGCACCAGTGGACTCTCTTCTGAGATGCTGGCCAGTGGGCCTATCGAAGGTTGTCCCTTGCTTGCTGGTGAGAGGGTATCTCGGCCTGAAG CTGCTGTGCCTGGGTACCAACACTCAAGTGAATCTGTGAATACCCACACGCCCCAGttcttcatctataaaattgATGCATCAAACCGTGAGCAGCGGCTGGAGGACAAAG GGGAGACACCATTGGAGCTAGGTGATGACTGTAGCCTGGCTCTGGTGTGGCGGAACAATGAACGCCTGCAGGAGTTTGTGTTGGTAGCCTCCAAGGAGCTGGAATGTGCTGAAGATCCAGGCTCTGCTGGTGAGGCTGCCCGTGCTGGCCACTTCACCCTGGACCAGTGCCTCAACCTCTTTACACGGCCTGAAGTGCTGGCACCTGAGGAGGCCTG GTACTGCCCACAGTGCAAACAGCATCGTGAGGCCTCCAAACAGCTGCTGTTGTGGCGCCTACCGAACGTGCTGATTGTGCAGCTCAAGCGCTTCTCCTTTCGTAGTTTCATTTGGCGAGACAAGATCAATGACTTGGTGGAGTTTCCTGTTCG GAACCTGGACTTGAGCAAGTTCTGTATCGGTCAGAAAGAGGAGCAGCTGCCTAGCTATGACCTGTATGCTGTCATCAACCACTACGGAGGCATGATCGGTGGCCACTATACTGCTTGTGCACGGCTGCCCAATGATCGCAGTAGCCAGCGCAGTGACGTGG GCTGGCGCTTGTTTGATGACAGCACGGTGACAACAGTAGACGAAAGCCAGGTCGTGACGCGCTATGCCTATGTTCTCTTCTACCGTCGTCGGAACTCTCCTGTGGAGAGACCCCCCAGGGCAAGTCACTCTGAACACCACCCAGACCTAGGCCCTGCAGCTGAGGCTGCTGCCAGCCAG
- the Usp19 gene encoding ubiquitin carboxyl-terminal hydrolase 19 isoform X8 yields MSAGASATGPRRGPPGLEEATSKKKQKDRANLESKDGDARRVSLPRKEPTKDELLLDWRQSADEVIVKLRVGTGPVRLEDVDAAFTDTDCVVRLPDGRQWGGVFFAEIQSSCTKVQARKGGLLQLVLPKKVPLLTWPSLLKKPLGTQELVPGLQCQENGQELSPIALEPGSEPRRAKQEARNQKRAQGRGEVGSGAGPGTQAGPSAKRAVHLRRGPEGEGSMDGPGPQGDAPSFLSDSATQVEAEEKLCAPPMNTQTSLLSSEKSLALLTVEKTVSPRNDPVAPVMVQDRDPEPEQEDQVKEEMALGADPTALVEEPESMVNLAFVKNDSYEKGPDSVVVHVYVKEIRRDSSRVLFREQDFTLIFQTRDGNFLRLHPGCGPHTIFRWQVKLRNLIEPEQCTFCFTASRIDICLRKRQSQRWGGLEAPATRGAVGGAKVAVPTGPTPLDSTPPGGGPHPLTGQEEARAVEKEKPKARSEDSGLDGVVARTPLEHVAPKPDPHLASPKPTCMVPPMPHSPVSGDSVEEDEEEEKKVCLPGFTGLVNLGNTCFMNSVIQSLSNTRELRDFFHDRSFEAEINYNNPLGTGGRLAIGFAVLLRALWKGTHQAFQPSKLKAIVASKASQFTGYAQHDAQEFMAFLLDGLHEDLNRIQNKPYTETVDSDGRPDEVVAEEAWQRHKMRNDSFIVDLFQGQYKSKLVCPVCAKVSITFDPFLYLPVPLPQKQKVLPIFYFAREPHSKPIKFLVSVSKENSSASEVLDSLSQSVHVKPENLRLAEVIKNRFHRVFLPSHSLDAVSPTDVLLCFELLSPELAKERVVVLEVQQVPSIPISKCAACQRKQQSEEEKLKRCTRCYRVGYCNQFCQKTHWPDHKGLCRPENIGYPFLVSVPASRLTYARLAQLLEGYARYSVSVFQPPFQPGRMALESQSPGCTTLLSTSSLEAGDSEREPIQPSELQLVTPVAEGDTGAHRVWPPADRGPVPSTSGLSSEMLASGPIEGCPLLAGERVSRPEAAVPGYQHSSESVNTHTPQFFIYKIDASNREQRLEDKGETPLELGDDCSLALVWRNNERLQEFVLVASKELECAEDPGSAGEAARAGHFTLDQCLNLFTRPEVLAPEEAWYCPQCKQHREASKQLLLWRLPNVLIVQLKRFSFRSFIWRDKINDLVEFPVRNLDLSKFCIGQKEEQLPSYDLYAVINHYGGMIGGHYTACARLPNDRSSQRSDVGWRLFDDSTVTTVDESQVVTRYAYVLFYRRRNSPVERPPRASHSEHHPDLGPAAEAAASQGLGPGQAPEVAPTRTAPERFAPPVDRPAPTYSNMEEVD; encoded by the exons TGTCCCTTCCTCGAAAGGAACCAACCAAAGATG AATTGTTGCTCGATTGGAGGCAGAGTGCAGATGAGGTGATTGTTAAGCTGCGCGTGGGAACAGGTCCCGTACGTCTGGAGGATGTAGATGCTGCGTTCACAGACACGGACTGTGTGGTGAGGCTTCCAG ATGGTCGGCAGTGGGGTGGTGTCTTCTTTGCTGAAATACAAAGTTCTTGCACCAAAGTGCAGGCTCGCAAGGGTGGTCTTCTACAGCTAGTACTACCCAAGAAGGTGCCTCTGCTCACGTGGCCCTCTCTCCTG AAGAAACCTCTGGGAACCCAAGAGCTGGTGCCAGGTTTGCAGTGCCAGGAGAACGGGCAAGAGCTGTCTCCCATTGCCCTGGAGCCAGGCTCTGAGCCCCGCAGAGCTAAACAGGAAGCCCGAAACCAGAAGCGGGCCCAGGGCCGTGGTGAGGTAGGCTCGGGGGCTGGCCCTGGGACACAGGCAGGGCCCAGCGCCAAGAGGGCTGTTCACCTCCGCAGAGGGCCAGAAGGGGAAGGGTCCATGGATGGCCCCGGCCCCCAGGGTGATGCCCCGTCTTTCCTGTCTGACTCAGCTACCCAG gttgagGCTGAGGAGAAGCTCTGTGCTCCACCAATGAACACTCAAACAAGTCTCTTGAGCTCAGAGAAGAGTTTAGCCCTTCTGACAGTAGAGAAGACAGTGTCCCCCAGGAATGACCCAGTCGCCCCGGTTATGGTCCAGGACAGAGACCCTGAGCCTGAGCAAGAAGACCAAGTCAAAGAGGAGATGGCACTTGGGGCTGATCCTACAGCCTTGGTGGAGG AACCAGAGTCTATGGTGAACCTGGCATTTGTCAAGAACGACTCGTATGAGAAGGGCCCGGATTCGGTGGTGGTGCACGTGTACGTGAAGGAGATCCGCAGGGACAGCTCCCGAGTGCTCTTCCGAGAGCAGGACTTCACACTGATCTTCCAGACCAG GGACGGAAACTTTCTGAGGCTGCATCCGGGCTGTGGGCCCCACACCATCTTCCGATGGCAGGTGAAGCTCAG AAACTTGATTGAACCAGAGCAGTGTACGTTCTGTTTCACGGCCTCTCGAATCGATATCTGCCTCCGGAAGCGGCAGAGTCAGCGCTGGGGGGGACTGGAGGCCCCTGCTACACGAG GTGCAGTGGGTGGTGCAAAGGTTGCCGTGCCGACAGGCCCAACCCCTTTGGATTCAACCCCTCCAGGAGGTGGCCCCCACCCCCTGACAGGCCAGGAGGAAGCCAGGGCTGTGGAGAAGGAAAAACCCAAGGCTCGATCAGAGGACTCAGGGCTGGATGGTGTGGTGGCCCGCACCCCCTTGGAGCATGTAGCCCCAAAGCCAGACCCACACTTGGCCTCG CCCAAACCCACGTGTATGGTGCCTCCAATGCCGCACAGTCCAGTTAGTGGGGATAGTGTGGAGGAGgacgaagaggaagagaagaaggtgtGCCTGCCAGGCTTCACTGGCCTTGTCAACTTAGGGAACACCTGCTTCATGAATAGCGTCATTCAGTCTTTGTCCAACACTCGGGAACTTCGTGACTTCTTTCACG ACCGATCCTTTGAAGCTGAGATTAACTACAATAACCCATTGGGGACTGGTGGGCGCCTCGCCATTGGCTTTGCTGTGCTGCTCCGGGCCCTATGGAAGGGTACTCACCAAGCCTTTCAGCCCTCCAAGCTAAAG GCCATTGTGGCAAGCAAGGCCAGCCAGTTCACAGGCTATGCACAGCATGATGCTCAAGAGTTCATGGCTTTCTTGTTGGATGGGCTACATGAAGACCTCAATCGAATCCAAAACAAACCCTACACAGAGACTGTGGACTCGGACGGGCGGCCCGATGAG GTGGTAGccgaggaagcatggcagcggcACAAGATGAGAAATGATTCATTCATTGTGGACCTGTTTCAGGGCCAGTACAAGTCAAAGCTGGTGTGCCCTGTGTGTGCCAAG GTCTCCATCACTTTTGACCCGTTCCTTTATCTGCCGGTACCCTTGCCACAAAAGCAAAAGGTTCTCCCCATATTTTATTTTGCCAGGGAGCCCCACAGCAAGCCCATCAAG TTCCTGGTGAGTGTCAGCAAGGAGAACTCCAGCGCGAGTGAAGTGTTGGACTCCCTCTCTCAGAGTGTCCACGTGAAGCCTGAGAACCTGCGCCTAGCCGAG GTAATTAAGAACCGTTTCCACCGTGTTTTCTTGCCCTCCCACTCACTGGACGCTGTGTCCCCCACGGACGTGCTCCTCTGCTTTGAGCTGCTCTCCCCAGAACTGGCTAAGGAGCGGGTAGTAGTGCTGGAGGTGCAGCAG GTACCCAGCATCCCTATCTCCAAGTGCGCAGCCTGCCAGCGGAAGCAGcaatcagaagaagaaaagctgaagCGCTGTACCCGTTGCTACCGTGTGGGCTACTGCAACCA GTTCTGCCAGAAAACCCATTGGCCTGACCACAAAGGCCTCTGCCGCCCTGAGAACATTGGCTACCCCTTCCTGGTCAGTGTGCCTGCTTCACGCCTCACTTATGCCCGTCTTGCTCAGCTACTAGAAGGTTATGCCCG GTACTCTGTGAGTGTATTCCAACCGCCCTTCCAGCCTGGCCGCATGGCTTTGGAATCGCAGAGCCCTGGCTGTACCACGTTGCTTTCAACCAGCTCTCTGGAGGCTGGGGACAGTGAAAGAGAACCCATTCAGCCTTCTGAGCTccagctggtgacccctgtggctgAAGGGGATACAGGGGCTCACCGAGTATGGCCGCCTGCTGATAGGGGTCCTGTGCCTAGCACCAGTGGACTCTCTTCTGAGATGCTGGCCAGTGGGCCTATCGAAGGTTGTCCCTTGCTTGCTGGTGAGAGGGTATCTCGGCCTGAAG CTGCTGTGCCTGGGTACCAACACTCAAGTGAATCTGTGAATACCCACACGCCCCAGttcttcatctataaaattgATGCATCAAACCGTGAGCAGCGGCTGGAGGACAAAG GGGAGACACCATTGGAGCTAGGTGATGACTGTAGCCTGGCTCTGGTGTGGCGGAACAATGAACGCCTGCAGGAGTTTGTGTTGGTAGCCTCCAAGGAGCTGGAATGTGCTGAAGATCCAGGCTCTGCTGGTGAGGCTGCCCGTGCTGGCCACTTCACCCTGGACCAGTGCCTCAACCTCTTTACACGGCCTGAAGTGCTGGCACCTGAGGAGGCCTG GTACTGCCCACAGTGCAAACAGCATCGTGAGGCCTCCAAACAGCTGCTGTTGTGGCGCCTACCGAACGTGCTGATTGTGCAGCTCAAGCGCTTCTCCTTTCGTAGTTTCATTTGGCGAGACAAGATCAATGACTTGGTGGAGTTTCCTGTTCG GAACCTGGACTTGAGCAAGTTCTGTATCGGTCAGAAAGAGGAGCAGCTGCCTAGCTATGACCTGTATGCTGTCATCAACCACTACGGAGGCATGATCGGTGGCCACTATACTGCTTGTGCACGGCTGCCCAATGATCGCAGTAGCCAGCGCAGTGACGTGG GCTGGCGCTTGTTTGATGACAGCACGGTGACAACAGTAGACGAAAGCCAGGTCGTGACGCGCTATGCCTATGTTCTCTTCTACCGTCGTCGGAACTCTCCTGTGGAGAGACCCCCCAGGGCAAGTCACTCTGAACACCACCCAGACCTAGGCCCTGCAGCTGAGGCTGCTGCCAGCCAG